The Candidatus Fusobacterium pullicola genome includes the window TGAATCTAAAATTAATTTTAAATGTCATTAATTTTATTTAATGTATATATTAAATTTTTAGAAAGGGGGTCTTTATGAGTAAAATTAAAGATAGCTTAATTATTAAATTAATTTTGGGAGTGGTTGTGGGTCTCATCATTGGACTTTATTGTAACGAGACTGTTATTGGGGTTATTCAGTCTATAAAGTTCATTCTTGGACAATTAATTAACTTTACAGTACCTTTAATTATTTTAGGATTTATAGCTCCTGCCATAACTAAGATGAAATCAAATGCAAGTAAAATGTTAGGGGTGATGTTATTACTTGCCTATACTTCATCTGTTGGAGCAGCATTTTTCTCAATGATTGCTGGATATAGTATAATTCCTAAATTAAATATTATATCTACTGTAGAGGGATTAAAAGAATTACCAAAAATGATATTTAGGGTTGAAATACCACCAGTATTTTCTGTTATGTCAGCTTTAGTTCTATCGCTTTTTTTAGGACTTGCTGTTGTATGGACAAAGTCAGAAGCTTTTGAAAAATTATTAGATGAATTTAATAATATTATGCTTAAACTTGTTTATGCTATTATTATTCCTATACTACCATTTTTTATAGCTTCAACTTTTGCAACTCTAGCTTATGAAGGTGGAATTACAAAACAACTACCTGTTTTCTTAAAAGTTGTTGTTATAGTTTTAGTAGGACATTTCATCTGGTTAACTGTATTATATACTCTAGGTGGAATTATCTCTGGAAAAAATCCATTTAATTTATTAAAATTTTATGGCCCTGCATATCTAACTGCAATAGGTACTATGTCATCAGCTGCTACATTACCTGTGGCTCTAAGCTGTGCAAAAAAATCTAAAGCATTAGATGACGATATTGCTAACTTTGCCATTCCACTTGGTTCAACTGTACACCTTTGTGGTTCTGTACTAACAGAAGTTTTCTTTGTTATGACTGTATCACAAGTTCTTTATGGTGAATTACCTGCTCTAGGTACTATGGTATTATTTATAATTCTACTTGGAATATTTGCTGTAGGAGCACCTGGAGTTCCAGGAGGAACAGTTATGGCTTCATTAGGAATCATAATATCTGTTCTTGGATTTGATGATAGTGGAGTTGCTTTAATGCTTACTATTTTCGCTCTACAAGATAGCTTTGGTACTGCTTGTAATGTAGTTGGAGATGGAGCTCTAGCTCTTATGTTAAATGGAATTTTTAAAAAAGAATTAGGCTAAAA containing:
- a CDS encoding dicarboxylate/amino acid:cation symporter; this translates as MSKIKDSLIIKLILGVVVGLIIGLYCNETVIGVIQSIKFILGQLINFTVPLIILGFIAPAITKMKSNASKMLGVMLLLAYTSSVGAAFFSMIAGYSIIPKLNIISTVEGLKELPKMIFRVEIPPVFSVMSALVLSLFLGLAVVWTKSEAFEKLLDEFNNIMLKLVYAIIIPILPFFIASTFATLAYEGGITKQLPVFLKVVVIVLVGHFIWLTVLYTLGGIISGKNPFNLLKFYGPAYLTAIGTMSSAATLPVALSCAKKSKALDDDIANFAIPLGSTVHLCGSVLTEVFFVMTVSQVLYGELPALGTMVLFIILLGIFAVGAPGVPGGTVMASLGIIISVLGFDDSGVALMLTIFALQDSFGTACNVVGDGALALMLNGIFKKELG